A portion of the Algisphaera agarilytica genome contains these proteins:
- a CDS encoding metallopeptidase family protein: MRKHCTCWLRELEGGAATLVVMVSRQQRDEFDRLLDTQVESLPEHLLELLEEVPLIVDDEPTADLLKSLGMQPDDELCGLHDATPYTEQSVEQGFDMPGQIMLFRGPIQRLAQEIASEQGASYDAELQRQIHITLLHEIGHHFGLDEDDLDRLGYG; the protein is encoded by the coding sequence ATGCGGAAGCATTGTACGTGCTGGCTGCGGGAGCTTGAGGGCGGGGCGGCTACACTGGTCGTCATGGTCTCCCGGCAGCAACGCGACGAATTCGATCGGCTACTCGACACCCAGGTGGAGTCGCTGCCCGAACACCTGCTGGAGCTGCTCGAGGAGGTGCCGTTGATCGTGGACGACGAGCCCACGGCCGACCTGCTCAAGAGCCTGGGCATGCAGCCCGACGACGAGCTCTGCGGTCTCCACGACGCGACCCCCTACACCGAGCAGAGCGTCGAGCAGGGGTTCGACATGCCCGGGCAGATCATGCTGTTTCGCGGCCCGATCCAGCGGTTGGCCCAAGAGATCGCGAGTGAGCAGGGGGCGTCCTACGACGCCGAACTCCAGCGGCAGATCCACATCACGCTGCTGCACGAGATCGGGCACCATTTCGGTCTGGATGAAGACGACCTGGACCGTCTGGGATACGGATAA
- a CDS encoding VPS10 domain-containing protein — protein sequence MNTRMSSLIRFAAVLLLGHLLWVSTSEAQNAFFKRLEKERVESAGFIEWEQVGPGNAGFANLMRYHPTIPGKVMQCPDMWNAYQSDDNGKRWYAITDSDGDASLYHIHDLYYSMSDPDFGLAINMSELWMSKDGGKNWRVVKNCPWYKIDEEGRDKEGWRKKVASLAIHPTQKNMWFVGGGGNVRGQMWKSCYNGVTAKNHRGKEALNEGKLWRTTNGGRKWELVNEGLHPKAQVGRIIVNPSKPKQVFASSNYGVYRSNDAGKTWNHVSKGKLDNDTIMDMDYYHDPESGKFILYVLDQVHYLPAGKTTKCTGGVFRSDDGGQTWTNLSAGLTLDLNRLTGGVPKNYYKYIAKWLDISEGDARKTYPQLPKQALQYFNMISADPSREGTVYAGFADPQVQDSIMPGRLWATHNDGKKWISTARLYADAWKKDRAYWSSRGNPTSQNMRVGHSSPHMRFGNDYALRSMRGIDVGADGSVMIISDHSTMLSTNRGKTWTQVDEDRTPSGALVGRGNSNLPALTTAQDRRENTTLLGSGEHNLWIPTDDSPNQYQALKFIDSTQETVRCIAYDPYDVNIVYATSSRQAHKQNIFRSTDRGRKWSNYGVATPATNKWLDDFYTNSLMIDPINNQYMYHGITRVIDPNKSTQGGFFVSKDKGKTFQQSNKGLPSPARIMDLELDPRDNSRKSLFAAAQFNEHNYKSALPIAKVGGLYHSSDRGASWKKIKIPASIKGINQITFDHLNRIYITTGYRGGGSGVWHSDDYGKTWNQTFKYPGAFAFDVSPYDSDLIAVSVKFMSRNPGIYFSRNRGKTWAKGNTGIANPHRLEEIKFDLFDPGKVWIATLGCGFYIGRLDTEIYAQVVEAKPDVVEHKKSGPIQMEATIVNDKYADAKIVWKSDNPGVATVDANGKVTPVGRGQVKIWATTEDGRFTDFSVVTIHKAPKGKKPETAEPS from the coding sequence ATGAACACCCGAATGTCATCGTTGATCCGCTTTGCAGCGGTGCTGCTGCTTGGCCACCTCTTGTGGGTGAGCACCAGTGAAGCCCAGAACGCGTTCTTCAAACGCCTGGAAAAAGAGCGGGTCGAGTCGGCGGGTTTTATCGAGTGGGAGCAGGTCGGCCCCGGCAACGCGGGCTTCGCCAACCTCATGCGCTACCACCCCACCATCCCGGGCAAGGTGATGCAGTGCCCGGACATGTGGAACGCCTATCAGTCCGACGACAACGGCAAGCGCTGGTACGCCATCACCGACTCCGACGGCGACGCCTCTCTCTACCACATCCACGACCTCTACTACTCCATGAGCGACCCCGACTTCGGGCTGGCGATCAACATGTCCGAGTTGTGGATGTCCAAGGACGGGGGAAAGAACTGGCGGGTCGTGAAGAACTGCCCGTGGTACAAGATCGACGAAGAGGGGCGAGACAAAGAAGGCTGGCGGAAGAAGGTCGCGTCGCTGGCGATCCACCCCACGCAGAAGAACATGTGGTTTGTCGGAGGCGGCGGCAACGTGCGCGGCCAGATGTGGAAGTCGTGCTACAACGGCGTCACCGCCAAGAACCACCGCGGAAAGGAAGCGCTCAACGAGGGCAAGCTCTGGCGCACCACCAACGGCGGACGCAAGTGGGAACTGGTCAACGAAGGCCTGCACCCCAAGGCGCAGGTCGGCCGGATCATCGTCAACCCCAGCAAACCCAAGCAGGTGTTCGCCTCCTCGAACTACGGCGTCTACCGCTCCAACGACGCGGGCAAGACCTGGAACCACGTCTCCAAGGGCAAGCTCGACAACGACACCATCATGGACATGGACTACTACCACGACCCCGAGTCGGGTAAGTTCATCCTCTACGTCCTCGATCAGGTCCACTACCTCCCGGCCGGCAAAACCACCAAGTGCACCGGCGGCGTCTTCCGCTCGGACGACGGCGGCCAGACCTGGACCAACCTCAGCGCGGGGCTCACACTCGACCTCAACCGCCTCACCGGGGGCGTGCCGAAGAACTACTACAAGTACATCGCCAAGTGGCTGGACATCTCGGAAGGCGATGCGCGTAAGACCTACCCGCAGCTGCCCAAACAGGCGTTGCAATACTTCAACATGATCAGCGCCGATCCTTCACGCGAGGGCACGGTCTACGCGGGTTTCGCCGACCCGCAGGTGCAGGACTCGATCATGCCCGGCCGGTTGTGGGCGACCCACAACGACGGCAAGAAATGGATCAGCACCGCCCGGCTCTACGCCGACGCCTGGAAGAAAGACCGCGCCTACTGGTCGTCCCGAGGCAACCCGACCAGCCAGAACATGCGCGTCGGCCACTCCTCGCCCCACATGCGTTTCGGCAATGACTACGCCCTGCGTTCGATGCGCGGGATCGATGTCGGCGCCGACGGCAGCGTGATGATCATCTCCGACCACAGCACCATGCTCAGCACCAACCGCGGCAAGACCTGGACCCAGGTCGATGAAGACCGCACGCCTTCGGGCGCACTCGTCGGCCGCGGCAACAGCAACCTACCCGCGCTCACCACCGCCCAGGACCGCCGGGAGAACACCACCCTGCTGGGCTCGGGCGAGCACAACCTCTGGATCCCCACCGACGACAGCCCGAACCAGTACCAGGCGCTTAAGTTCATCGACAGCACCCAGGAAACCGTGCGGTGCATCGCTTACGACCCCTACGACGTCAACATTGTCTACGCCACGTCCAGCCGGCAGGCCCACAAACAGAACATCTTCCGCTCCACCGACCGTGGGCGGAAGTGGTCTAACTACGGCGTCGCCACCCCGGCGACCAACAAATGGCTGGACGACTTCTACACCAACAGCCTGATGATCGACCCGATCAACAACCAGTACATGTACCACGGGATCACGCGGGTCATCGACCCCAATAAGAGCACCCAGGGCGGCTTCTTCGTCTCCAAGGACAAGGGCAAGACCTTCCAGCAGAGCAACAAGGGCCTGCCGTCCCCGGCCCGAATCATGGACCTGGAGTTAGACCCGCGGGACAACAGCCGCAAGTCGCTCTTCGCCGCCGCTCAGTTCAACGAGCACAACTATAAGTCGGCCTTGCCCATCGCCAAGGTGGGTGGGCTCTACCATTCGTCCGACCGCGGGGCGTCGTGGAAGAAAATCAAAATCCCTGCGTCGATCAAGGGGATCAACCAGATCACCTTCGACCACCTCAACCGCATATACATCACCACCGGCTACCGAGGCGGCGGTTCGGGCGTGTGGCACAGCGACGACTACGGCAAGACCTGGAACCAGACGTTCAAATACCCCGGCGCGTTTGCCTTCGACGTCTCGCCCTACGACAGCGACCTGATCGCCGTGAGCGTGAAATTCATGTCGCGTAACCCCGGCATCTACTTCAGCCGCAACCGCGGCAAGACCTGGGCCAAAGGCAACACCGGCATCGCCAACCCCCACCGCCTCGAAGAGATCAAGTTCGACCTCTTCGACCCCGGCAAGGTCTGGATCGCCACGCTCGGCTGCGGGTTCTACATCGGACGGCTCGACACCGAGATCTACGCCCAGGTCGTCGAGGCCAAACCCGACGTTGTCGAGCACAAGAAGAGCGGCCCGATCCAGATGGAGGCGACCATCGTCAACGACAAGTACGCAGACGCGAAGATTGTCTGGAAATCCGACAACCCCGGCGTGGCCACGGTGGACGCCAACGGCAAGGTCACGCCCGTCGGCCGAGGCCAGGTCAAGATCTGGGCGACCACCGAGGACGGACGCTTCACCGACTTCTCGGTGGTGACGATCCACAAAGCCCCGAAAGGCAAGAAACCCGAAACGGCCGAGCCTTCCTAA
- a CDS encoding 3-hydroxyacyl-ACP dehydratase FabZ family protein, which translates to MAPTLLFDISGIDWSKDLYDTAAIEAVNPHRGAMRLLDGIVYESDDKVDYVAYYDIGEDEFWVEGHIPGRPIFPGVLMIEAAAQLSSFITLQKMTGESFMGFAGVDAVKFRGQVKPGDRLVILIHETEHRRRRCTCLAQGLVDGNLVFEATIKGMPM; encoded by the coding sequence ATGGCACCCACCCTCTTGTTCGACATCAGCGGCATCGACTGGTCCAAGGACCTCTACGACACCGCCGCCATCGAAGCCGTCAACCCCCACCGCGGGGCCATGCGGCTGCTCGATGGCATCGTCTACGAGTCTGACGACAAGGTCGATTACGTCGCCTACTACGACATCGGGGAGGATGAATTCTGGGTCGAGGGCCACATCCCCGGCCGTCCGATCTTCCCCGGCGTGCTGATGATCGAGGCCGCAGCCCAGCTGTCCAGCTTCATCACCCTGCAGAAGATGACCGGCGAATCCTTCATGGGATTTGCCGGCGTCGACGCCGTCAAGTTCCGCGGCCAGGTCAAGCCCGGCGACCGGCTGGTCATCCTGATCCATGAAACCGAACACCGCCGCCGCCGTTGCACCTGCCTCGCGCAGGGGCTGGTCGATGGCAACCTGGTCTTCGAAGCGACGATCAAAGGCATGCCCATGTGA
- a CDS encoding Gfo/Idh/MocA family protein: MPRPLNIGLIGSKFMGRTHSNAYLKAAKFFDLPRLPIMHTIAARNLEETQAFADRWGWHNASDDWKAMVNNPEIDLIDIGTPNHVHHDQALAALEAGKHVACEKPLANTLDAAREMVQAAKKAKKQKTFVWYNYRRCPALALAHQLVKDGKLGRIYHVRGFYLQDWAGPDTPMLWRFSGKEAGSGSLGDLCAHSIDAARFVTGDEFANVNGAILKTFIKERTVLEGGAGGEISGRGAKTKKAKKAKSTVDDAALFTAEFKGGAVATFEATRLSTGDKNGNKLEVHGEKGAIKFNFERMCELEWYDATLPEREQGWSTINVSNGDAGHPYAEAWWPTAHSIGYEHGFINQAADMVKAVSNRKPLVPIPDFADAYETQRVLEAVVQSAKHRTPVKLSEIK, translated from the coding sequence ATGCCCCGTCCCCTCAACATCGGTCTGATCGGCTCCAAATTCATGGGCCGTACCCACTCCAACGCCTACCTTAAGGCCGCGAAGTTCTTTGACCTACCCCGCCTGCCGATCATGCACACGATCGCCGCGCGCAACCTCGAAGAAACCCAGGCCTTCGCCGACCGCTGGGGCTGGCACAACGCCAGCGACGACTGGAAGGCGATGGTCAACAACCCCGAGATCGACCTGATCGATATCGGCACGCCCAACCACGTCCACCACGACCAAGCGCTCGCCGCGCTCGAGGCCGGCAAGCACGTCGCCTGCGAAAAGCCGCTGGCCAACACGCTCGACGCCGCCCGCGAGATGGTGCAGGCCGCCAAGAAGGCCAAGAAGCAGAAGACCTTCGTCTGGTACAACTACCGTCGTTGCCCCGCGCTGGCGCTGGCTCACCAGCTCGTGAAAGACGGCAAGCTCGGCCGCATCTACCACGTCCGCGGCTTCTACCTCCAGGACTGGGCCGGCCCCGACACGCCGATGCTCTGGCGCTTCAGCGGCAAGGAAGCCGGCAGCGGTTCGCTCGGTGACCTGTGTGCCCACTCGATCGACGCGGCCCGCTTCGTCACCGGCGACGAGTTCGCCAACGTCAACGGCGCGATCCTCAAGACCTTCATCAAAGAACGCACCGTGCTCGAAGGCGGCGCGGGTGGTGAGATCTCCGGCCGCGGCGCGAAGACCAAGAAAGCCAAGAAGGCCAAGTCCACCGTGGACGACGCCGCGCTGTTCACCGCCGAGTTCAAGGGCGGCGCCGTCGCCACCTTCGAAGCGACCCGCCTGTCCACCGGCGACAAGAACGGCAACAAGCTCGAAGTCCACGGCGAGAAGGGCGCGATCAAGTTCAACTTCGAACGCATGTGCGAGCTCGAGTGGTACGACGCCACGCTGCCCGAACGCGAGCAGGGCTGGTCCACCATCAACGTCAGCAACGGCGACGCCGGCCACCCCTACGCCGAGGCGTGGTGGCCCACCGCCCACTCCATCGGGTACGAGCACGGCTTCATCAACCAGGCCGCCGACATGGTCAAGGCCGTGAGCAACCGCAAGCCGCTGGTTCCCATCCCCGACTTCGCCGATGCGTACGAGACCCAGCGTGTGCTCGAAGCCGTGGTCCAATCCGCCAAGCACCGCACCCCGGTGAAGCTCTCCGAGATCAAGTAA
- a CDS encoding Gfo/Idh/MocA family protein produces MPKIVKYGIIGAGAISQRRHIPEIHANEQSVVAAVVDPVKDRAHSVAECYGAQAFTSHKKMLEQADLDAVVVAGPNALHAPQSIDAFKAGLHVLVEKPMATTKQEAKAMIAASKKAKKYLMIGMNQRLMPPHVKAREVLDQGKLGKILAFETNFKHSGADHWSVDGAASWFFKKNLAVLGVNGDLGIHKADLMRFLLGEEFTHVGGFIATLDKKYPNGKLIAVDDNAYLTLKTDAGTIGSIHISWTNYAGIEDNGTVLHCTNGVMRIGMDPEYGVMVDYADGSKDRYAVGEVATNDKQVSSGVSDAFTECIINRRKPAIDGDEGYRALQVILTAVEAAKEGATKKIRY; encoded by the coding sequence ATGCCCAAGATCGTCAAGTACGGAATCATCGGCGCCGGTGCGATTAGCCAACGCCGCCACATCCCTGAAATCCACGCCAACGAGCAATCGGTCGTCGCCGCCGTGGTCGACCCCGTGAAGGATCGAGCCCACAGCGTGGCCGAGTGCTACGGCGCTCAGGCCTTCACCAGCCACAAGAAGATGCTGGAGCAGGCCGACCTCGACGCCGTGGTGGTCGCCGGCCCCAACGCGCTGCACGCCCCGCAGTCCATCGACGCCTTCAAGGCCGGCCTGCATGTGCTGGTCGAAAAGCCCATGGCCACCACCAAGCAGGAAGCCAAGGCCATGATCGCCGCCTCCAAGAAGGCGAAGAAGTACCTCATGATCGGCATGAACCAACGCCTCATGCCCCCGCACGTCAAGGCCCGTGAAGTCTTGGATCAGGGCAAGCTCGGCAAGATCCTGGCGTTCGAAACCAACTTCAAGCACAGCGGCGCCGACCACTGGTCCGTCGATGGCGCGGCGTCCTGGTTCTTCAAGAAGAACCTCGCGGTCCTCGGCGTCAACGGCGACCTGGGCATCCACAAGGCCGACCTGATGCGCTTCCTGCTCGGCGAAGAGTTCACCCACGTCGGCGGCTTCATCGCCACCCTCGACAAGAAGTACCCCAACGGCAAGCTCATCGCCGTGGACGACAACGCTTACCTCACCCTCAAGACCGATGCCGGCACCATCGGCTCGATCCACATCTCCTGGACGAACTACGCCGGCATCGAAGACAACGGCACCGTCCTGCACTGCACCAACGGCGTGATGCGCATCGGCATGGACCCCGAGTACGGCGTCATGGTCGACTACGCCGACGGGTCCAAAGACCGCTACGCCGTCGGCGAAGTGGCGACCAACGACAAGCAGGTCAGCTCCGGCGTCTCGGACGCGTTTACCGAGTGCATCATCAACCGCCGCAAGCCCGCCATCGATGGCGACGAAGGCTACCGTGCCTTGCAGGTGATCCTTACCGCCGTCGAGGCGGCCAAAGAAGGCGCGACCAAGAAGATCCGCTACTGA
- the rlmN gene encoding 23S rRNA (adenine(2503)-C(2))-methyltransferase RlmN has protein sequence MPDDRPHFFDHTPDTLGELFQTWGLARFRAKQVMDWVYAKGVADPQQMTNLAAKDRDLLAEKMRFLDGAVIQHQRATDGTQKLLVDWSLDARASHTGTSLTVLGSSETQTECVMIPSTSQKSGRTRRTACISSQVGCPVGCKFCASGLGGLDGNLTTGQIVQQAWQLSWELGDGDWEVGNNKAVVPKSKTPNPKSQNISNIVFMGMGEPMANLRNVLPAVRTLAADWGMGLSARKITVSTVGVPAGIRKLADLELPVTLAISLHAPNDEIRKRIIPWAEFVSIEQLTDAGRDYFNKTGREITLEYILLGGLNDQPEHAHELVGVTRKLRSNVNLIRYNEVAGLPFLRPSDGDVHTFQNILQQAGVNTHIRASRGRDIAAACGQLRHEATNV, from the coding sequence ATGCCCGACGACCGCCCCCATTTTTTCGACCACACGCCCGACACCCTCGGCGAGCTGTTTCAGACCTGGGGCCTGGCCCGCTTCCGCGCGAAGCAGGTGATGGACTGGGTTTACGCCAAGGGCGTCGCCGACCCGCAGCAGATGACCAACCTCGCGGCCAAGGACCGGGACCTCTTGGCCGAGAAGATGCGTTTCCTCGACGGCGCGGTCATCCAGCACCAGCGGGCCACCGACGGCACGCAGAAACTCTTGGTCGACTGGTCGCTCGACGCCCGGGCGTCCCACACTGGCACCTCGCTCACCGTGCTCGGCTCAAGCGAAACCCAGACCGAGTGCGTCATGATCCCATCGACCAGCCAGAAGTCGGGCCGGACCCGCCGGACCGCGTGCATCTCCAGCCAGGTCGGCTGTCCGGTGGGTTGCAAGTTCTGCGCCTCGGGCCTCGGCGGGCTCGACGGCAACCTCACCACCGGCCAGATCGTCCAGCAGGCGTGGCAACTCAGCTGGGAGTTGGGAGATGGGGATTGGGAAGTGGGGAACAACAAGGCGGTCGTCCCTAAATCCAAAACCCCAAATCCTAAATCCCAAAACATCTCCAACATCGTCTTCATGGGTATGGGTGAACCGATGGCGAACCTGCGCAACGTGCTGCCAGCTGTGCGCACCCTTGCCGCCGACTGGGGCATGGGTTTGTCTGCCCGCAAGATCACCGTCAGCACGGTCGGCGTCCCCGCAGGCATCCGCAAACTCGCCGACCTCGAGCTGCCCGTCACCCTCGCGATCAGCCTGCACGCCCCCAACGATGAGATCCGCAAACGCATCATCCCCTGGGCCGAGTTCGTCAGCATCGAGCAGCTCACCGACGCCGGCCGCGACTACTTCAACAAGACCGGCCGGGAGATCACCCTCGAGTACATCCTCCTGGGCGGCCTCAACGACCAGCCCGAACACGCCCACGAACTCGTCGGCGTCACCCGCAAGCTCCGCAGCAACGTCAACCTCATCCGCTACAACGAAGTCGCCGGCCTGCCCTTCCTCCGCCCTTCCGACGGCGACGTCCACACCTTCCAAAACATCCTGCAGCAGGCGGGCGTCAACACGCACATTCGAGCCAGCCGCGGCCGCGATATCGCCGCGGCGTGTGGCCAGTTGCGGCACGAAGCGACCAACGTGTAA
- a CDS encoding histone H1 — MLETYESLKALIVSIEDDIKKAAGGNRAAGTRVRKEMQEVKNIAQDLRKKILEAREGESS, encoded by the coding sequence ATGCTCGAAACCTACGAATCGCTCAAGGCCCTGATTGTGTCCATCGAAGACGACATCAAGAAGGCCGCTGGTGGCAACCGTGCCGCCGGGACCCGCGTCCGCAAAGAGATGCAAGAGGTCAAAAACATCGCTCAGGACCTGCGGAAGAAGATTCTCGAGGCCCGCGAAGGCGAATCGTCCTGA
- a CDS encoding hydrolase, protein MTVSRLDPKRSAVLLVDLQDKLLPVMHEKTTVERRAGRLIQGANLMKVPVLLTEQYPKGLGRTVSSIAKQLDGAVCIDEKTRFSACSESVIRLLEKFDIKDVVVAGIETHVCVLQTCLDLLERGYTVALCEDAVSSRRPIDKKAAVDRMIQAGVLPTTVESVLFELLGDANSPLFRELRGIIQSRD, encoded by the coding sequence ATGACCGTTTCCCGACTTGACCCCAAACGCTCTGCCGTACTGCTCGTGGACCTTCAGGACAAACTCCTGCCGGTGATGCACGAAAAGACGACCGTCGAGCGACGGGCGGGGCGGTTGATCCAGGGGGCCAACCTGATGAAGGTGCCGGTGCTGCTGACCGAGCAGTACCCCAAGGGCCTGGGACGCACGGTGAGCTCGATCGCCAAGCAACTCGACGGCGCGGTGTGCATCGACGAGAAGACGCGATTCTCGGCGTGTTCGGAGTCGGTCATACGACTGTTGGAGAAGTTCGACATCAAGGACGTGGTGGTCGCGGGCATCGAGACGCACGTGTGCGTGCTGCAGACCTGCCTGGACCTGTTGGAGCGGGGCTACACGGTGGCGTTGTGTGAGGATGCGGTCAGCTCGCGTCGGCCGATCGACAAGAAGGCCGCGGTGGACCGCATGATCCAGGCCGGCGTGTTGCCGACGACGGTGGAGTCGGTGTTGTTTGAGCTGTTGGGCGACGCCAACTCGCCGCTGTTTCGAGAATTGCGGGGGATCATCCAGTCGCGTGATTGA
- a CDS encoding DEAD/DEAH box helicase, with the protein MSETSREDILLNYLDQLPFEPYPVQEEALMRYFERDEPGGGVLACAPTGTGKTVIGEAALYEALVTGSTAYYTTPLIALTEQKFTELQDAAERWGFSRDQIGLVTGNRSVNSKANVLVVVAEILLNRLLHPEAFDFTGVSAVVMDEFHSFAEPERGIVWELSLSLLPEHVRLMLLSATVGNASLFLSWLRQQHGRDLTLVQGNERRVPLEYHWIGEELLPDQLAEMVRGDEDSRKTPALVFCFDRAKCWATADLLRGRDMLVEGQQATLAEKIDALASDGFFDHGAGPKLKRILLRGVGVHHAGLLPKYRRLVEELFQEKLLSFCVCTETLAAGMNLPARSVVLTELLKGPKGKKKLIAASNAHQMFGRAGRPQFDTQGHVFAIAHEDDVKIHRHKLKIEQIPEDTKDPKLMTARKKLVKKTPKRREGVQYWSEPQFESLQTAEPGKLVSKGHLPWRLLAFLLDNDSDVSLLRDAASKRLMPEPDIAAAQRHLTKQLVTLHEEGYVALDPAPPSKAKPGDAGDDAQEQPKDDEPAAVAEDNPLAGLTLGGGLNLGGAPTGKPKPAPEKSPKKKKTSEDETETKETYAPLTATKTDKLDLLLKFRAVPPLYGVFLLDYLGQAEHHERLQIFESLLEMPGSVARSVRVPWPQDLPPGAMTLEAVDPALIQAGLFTQDDMYPPPPHEQDRPFGEPPRFPITLGEKLHLLFQHRVSNAGSFRITPVWVAGDLLDFGGDFNKYITGRELQTQEGMIFRHLLRLILLCNEFAAVTPLGVVESTWQQELKNLAESLTASCRAIDPQSTDQVLTTGA; encoded by the coding sequence ATGTCCGAGACTTCTCGTGAAGACATCCTGCTGAATTACCTCGACCAACTTCCATTCGAGCCGTACCCGGTGCAGGAAGAAGCGTTGATGCGTTACTTCGAGCGAGACGAACCCGGCGGCGGTGTGCTGGCGTGCGCCCCTACCGGCACGGGCAAGACGGTCATCGGGGAAGCGGCGCTGTACGAAGCCCTGGTCACCGGCAGCACCGCGTACTACACCACGCCGCTCATCGCGCTCACCGAGCAGAAGTTCACTGAGTTGCAGGACGCCGCGGAACGCTGGGGGTTCAGCCGTGACCAGATCGGGCTGGTTACGGGCAACCGGTCGGTGAACTCCAAGGCGAACGTGTTGGTCGTCGTGGCGGAGATCCTGCTCAACCGCCTGCTACATCCCGAGGCGTTCGACTTCACGGGCGTGTCGGCCGTGGTGATGGACGAGTTCCACAGCTTCGCCGAGCCGGAGCGGGGCATCGTGTGGGAACTCTCGTTGTCGCTGCTGCCCGAACACGTCCGACTGATGCTGCTCTCGGCGACGGTCGGCAACGCGAGCCTGTTCCTGTCGTGGCTCCGCCAGCAGCACGGCCGAGACCTCACACTTGTGCAAGGCAACGAACGCCGGGTGCCGCTCGAGTACCACTGGATCGGCGAAGAACTGCTGCCCGACCAGCTCGCCGAGATGGTACGGGGTGATGAAGACTCGCGGAAGACACCTGCCCTCGTGTTCTGCTTCGACCGGGCCAAGTGCTGGGCGACGGCGGACCTCTTGCGCGGCCGGGACATGCTGGTCGAAGGGCAACAAGCCACGCTCGCCGAGAAGATCGATGCCTTGGCCTCCGATGGGTTCTTCGATCACGGCGCGGGGCCGAAGCTCAAACGCATCCTGCTGCGCGGCGTCGGCGTACACCACGCGGGACTGCTGCCCAAGTACCGGCGACTCGTCGAGGAGTTGTTCCAAGAGAAGCTGCTGAGCTTCTGCGTCTGCACCGAGACCCTGGCGGCAGGCATGAACCTGCCCGCGCGGTCGGTGGTGCTGACCGAACTGCTCAAAGGCCCCAAAGGCAAGAAGAAGCTGATCGCCGCGAGCAACGCCCACCAGATGTTCGGCCGGGCGGGGCGTCCGCAGTTCGACACGCAGGGCCACGTCTTCGCCATCGCCCACGAAGACGATGTGAAGATCCACCGCCACAAGCTGAAGATCGAGCAGATCCCCGAGGACACCAAAGACCCCAAGCTCATGACCGCCCGGAAGAAGCTGGTCAAGAAAACGCCCAAGCGACGCGAGGGCGTGCAGTATTGGTCCGAGCCGCAGTTCGAGAGCCTGCAGACCGCCGAGCCGGGCAAGCTGGTGAGCAAAGGCCATCTGCCGTGGCGGCTGCTCGCGTTTCTGCTGGACAACGACAGCGACGTGTCGCTGCTACGCGACGCGGCGAGTAAACGGCTGATGCCCGAACCCGACATCGCCGCCGCTCAGCGTCACCTGACCAAGCAGCTTGTCACGCTGCACGAAGAGGGTTACGTCGCCCTCGATCCCGCCCCGCCGAGCAAAGCCAAGCCCGGTGATGCGGGTGATGATGCGCAAGAGCAACCCAAGGACGACGAACCGGCCGCGGTCGCCGAGGACAACCCGCTCGCGGGCCTCACGCTGGGCGGCGGGTTGAACCTTGGCGGTGCCCCCACGGGCAAGCCCAAGCCGGCGCCCGAGAAGAGCCCCAAGAAGAAAAAAACATCCGAGGACGAAACCGAGACCAAGGAAACCTACGCCCCGCTTACCGCCACCAAGACCGACAAGCTCGACCTGCTCCTGAAGTTCCGCGCCGTCCCGCCGTTGTACGGCGTGTTCCTGCTGGACTACCTCGGTCAGGCCGAGCACCACGAACGACTGCAGATCTTCGAGTCGCTCCTGGAGATGCCCGGCTCGGTCGCCCGCAGCGTCCGCGTGCCCTGGCCCCAAGACCTGCCCCCCGGCGCGATGACACTCGAGGCGGTCGACCCCGCGTTGATCCAGGCGGGCCTGTTCACGCAGGACGACATGTACCCGCCCCCGCCGCACGAGCAGGACCGCCCCTTCGGCGAGCCGCCCCGCTTCCCCATCACGCTCGGCGAAAAACTCCATCTGCTCTTCCAACACCGCGTCTCCAACGCGGGCAGCTTCCGCATCACGCCCGTCTGGGTCGCGGGGGACCTGCTGGACTTTGGCGGCGACTTCAACAAGTACATCACCGGCCGCGAGTTGCAGACGCAAGAAGGCATGATCTTCCGCCACCTGCTGCGGCTGATCCTCTTGTGTAATGAGTTCGCCGCGGTGACGCCGCTGGGCGTGGTGGAGTCGACCTGGCAGCAGGAGTTGAAGAATCTGGCTGAATCGTTAACCGCGTCCTGCCGGGCCATCGACCCGCAGTCCACCGATCAGGTGCTGACCACCGGGGCGTAG